One Elaeis guineensis isolate ETL-2024a chromosome 10, EG11, whole genome shotgun sequence genomic window carries:
- the LOC105033472 gene encoding probable protein S-acyltransferase 16 isoform X2 translates to MSRRGYVTLPIILVLATVAFLYYATVFVVIDEWLGLWTAAGLGNAAVFTFFTLMAVANYLIAVFGDPGRVPPSFMPDVEDADNPIHEIKRKGGDLRYCQKCSHYKPPRTHHCRVCKRCILRMVLLVGNFTRDPQKDQVQSSDSNKITYLIAGIILCPLTLALSILLVWHIYLILQNKTTIEYHEGVRAMWIAEKVGNMYRHPYNVGVYENLVSVLGPNIFCWFCPVSNYKGSGLRFRTAFENLPISTTLP, encoded by the exons ATGAGCCGCCGGGGTTACGTCACGCTTCCCATCATCCTCGTGCTCGCCACCGTCGCGTTCCTCTACTACGCGACCGTCTTCGTGGTGATCGATGAGTGGTTGGGCCTTTGGACCGCGGCGGGGCTGGGGAACGCCGCCGTCTTCACCTTCTTTACCCTGATGGCAGTGGCGAACTATTTGATCGCCGTATTCGGGGATCCGGGTCGCGTGCCGCCGTCCTTTATGCCCGACGTGGAGGACGCCGACAACCCGATCCATGAAATCAAGCGGAAG GGTGGAGATCTGAGGTATTGCCAGAAGTGTTCTCACTATAAGCCTCCCCGTACACATCACTGTCGTGTTTGCAAAAGATGTATTTTGAGAATG gTTCTTCTTGTTGGAAATTTTACTCGTGATCCACAGAAGGATCAGGTTCAGAGTAGTGACTCTAATAAAATAACATAT CTTATTGCTGGGATTATTCTGTGTCCCTTAACTTTGGCGCTAAGCATCCTGTTGGTTTGGCATATTTACCTTATCCTGCAGAACAAGACGACAATTGAG TACCATGAAGGAGTCAGAGCAATGTGGATAGCAGAAAAAGTAGGAAATATGTACAGACATCCATATAATGTTGGTGTCTATGAAAACCTTGTTTCA GTACTAGGGCCTAACATCTTTTGTTGGTTCTGCCCTGTATCCAACTACAAAGGCTCCGGTCTCCGCTTTCGCACTGCATTTGAAAACCTTCCAATATCTACAACACTACCTTGA
- the LOC105033472 gene encoding probable protein S-acyltransferase 16 isoform X1 — protein sequence MSRRGYVTLPIILVLATVAFLYYATVFVVIDEWLGLWTAAGLGNAAVFTFFTLMAVANYLIAVFGDPGRVPPSFMPDVEDADNPIHEIKRKGGDLRYCQKCSHYKPPRTHHCRVCKRCILRMDHHCVWINNCVGHENYKVFIIFVLYGVIACIYSMVLLVGNFTRDPQKDQVQSSDSNKITYLIAGIILCPLTLALSILLVWHIYLILQNKTTIEYHEGVRAMWIAEKVGNMYRHPYNVGVYENLVSVLGPNIFCWFCPVSNYKGSGLRFRTAFENLPISTTLP from the exons ATGAGCCGCCGGGGTTACGTCACGCTTCCCATCATCCTCGTGCTCGCCACCGTCGCGTTCCTCTACTACGCGACCGTCTTCGTGGTGATCGATGAGTGGTTGGGCCTTTGGACCGCGGCGGGGCTGGGGAACGCCGCCGTCTTCACCTTCTTTACCCTGATGGCAGTGGCGAACTATTTGATCGCCGTATTCGGGGATCCGGGTCGCGTGCCGCCGTCCTTTATGCCCGACGTGGAGGACGCCGACAACCCGATCCATGAAATCAAGCGGAAG GGTGGAGATCTGAGGTATTGCCAGAAGTGTTCTCACTATAAGCCTCCCCGTACACATCACTGTCGTGTTTGCAAAAGATGTATTTTGAGAATG GATCACCACTGTGTCTGGATAAACAATTGTGTAGGGCATGAAAACTATAAGGTCTTTATTATTTTTGTGCTGTATGGCGTGATTGCCTGCATCTACTCGATG gTTCTTCTTGTTGGAAATTTTACTCGTGATCCACAGAAGGATCAGGTTCAGAGTAGTGACTCTAATAAAATAACATAT CTTATTGCTGGGATTATTCTGTGTCCCTTAACTTTGGCGCTAAGCATCCTGTTGGTTTGGCATATTTACCTTATCCTGCAGAACAAGACGACAATTGAG TACCATGAAGGAGTCAGAGCAATGTGGATAGCAGAAAAAGTAGGAAATATGTACAGACATCCATATAATGTTGGTGTCTATGAAAACCTTGTTTCA GTACTAGGGCCTAACATCTTTTGTTGGTTCTGCCCTGTATCCAACTACAAAGGCTCCGGTCTCCGCTTTCGCACTGCATTTGAAAACCTTCCAATATCTACAACACTACCTTGA